One genomic window of Leucoraja erinacea ecotype New England unplaced genomic scaffold, Leri_hhj_1 Leri_143S, whole genome shotgun sequence includes the following:
- the LOC129715831 gene encoding uncharacterized protein LOC129715831 isoform X2, translating into MVPIRWKVLPIGEAQPLLSRQIKTEEGLEVEVKVEEEWEEAETHQEIEAKVKEEQSEVEAQVQVQEIEVKVEEARVKEEEEDLEEVYRVRSIAPPRTKLTTGISSRANSSEDETDPPEGPPEEPSGYGTVDKQQHAKRKPACTTAADCDVPVEQWEMFADITQQAKTTAETISDLSQPRTPHERIVYAYSALLREEMLQIPESQWHSYCLEGLVLARAHRLLLPVKSFHQSLLNLLTFYFHAFYELLTTNSLVLQSPMRPMPFMPHPQMGMMAPQHAPQVHCETFQ; encoded by the exons ATGGTTCCAATAAGATGGAAGGTGCTGCCCATTGGCGAGGCCCAACCCCTACTGAGCCGGCAGATTAAAACTGAGGAGGGCCTGGAGGTTGAGGTCAAGGTGGAGGAGGAGTGGGAGGAGGCCGAGACCCACCAGGAGATTGAGGCCAAAGTGAAGGAGGAGCAGTCCGAGGTGGAGGCCCAGGTCCAGGTCCAGGAGATTGAGGTGAAGGTGGAGGAGGCCCGGgtcaaagaagaggaggaggacctGGAGGAGGTGTATCGTGTCCGCAGCATCGCCCCACCCCGGACTaag CTCACCACGGGGATATCATCGCGCGCCAACTCGAGTGAGGACGAGACGGATCCGCCAGAGGGACCCCCAGAGGAACCCTCTGGCTACGGCACTGTGGACAAACAGCAGCACGCTAAGCGGAAACCGGCCTGCACAACTGCGGCAGATTGCGATGTGCCTGTTGAACAGTGGGAGATGTTCGCGGAT ATCACGCAACAGGCTAAGACCACTGCCGAGACAATAAGCGACTTGTCGCAACCAAGGACGCCGCACGAAAGAATCGTTTATGCCTACTCAGCGCTACTGAGGGAGGAGATGTTGCAGATCCCTGAGTCGCAATGGCACAGCTACTGCTTGGAGGGCTTGGTCTTGGCAAGGGCGCACAGACTTCTTCTGCCAGTAAAATCTTTTCATCAAAGTTTATTGAATTTATTAACGTTTTACTTTCATGCTTTTTATGAATTACTCACTACGAATTCCTTGGTGTTGCAGAGTCCGATGAGGCCCATGCCATTCATGCCGCACCCACAAATGGGGATGATGGCACCACAACATGCTCCCCAGGTACACTGTGAAACCTTT CAATGA
- the LOC129715831 gene encoding uncharacterized protein LOC129715831 isoform X1, producing MVPIRWKVLPIGEAQPLLSRQIKTEEGLEVEVKVEEEWEEAETHQEIEAKVKEEQSEVEAQVQVQEIEVKVEEARVKEEEEDLEEVYRVRSIAPPRTKLTTGISSRANSSEDETDPPEGPPEEPSGYGTVDKQQHAKRKPACTTAADCDVPVEQWEMFADITQQAKTTAETISDLSQPRTPHERIVYAYSALLREEMLQIPESQWHSYCLEGLVLARAHRLLLPVKSFHQSLLNLLTFYFHAFYELLTTNSLVLQSPMRPMPFMPHPQMGMMAPQHAPQVHCETFVSLQSDSRLSLTHSL from the exons ATGGTTCCAATAAGATGGAAGGTGCTGCCCATTGGCGAGGCCCAACCCCTACTGAGCCGGCAGATTAAAACTGAGGAGGGCCTGGAGGTTGAGGTCAAGGTGGAGGAGGAGTGGGAGGAGGCCGAGACCCACCAGGAGATTGAGGCCAAAGTGAAGGAGGAGCAGTCCGAGGTGGAGGCCCAGGTCCAGGTCCAGGAGATTGAGGTGAAGGTGGAGGAGGCCCGGgtcaaagaagaggaggaggacctGGAGGAGGTGTATCGTGTCCGCAGCATCGCCCCACCCCGGACTaag CTCACCACGGGGATATCATCGCGCGCCAACTCGAGTGAGGACGAGACGGATCCGCCAGAGGGACCCCCAGAGGAACCCTCTGGCTACGGCACTGTGGACAAACAGCAGCACGCTAAGCGGAAACCGGCCTGCACAACTGCGGCAGATTGCGATGTGCCTGTTGAACAGTGGGAGATGTTCGCGGAT ATCACGCAACAGGCTAAGACCACTGCCGAGACAATAAGCGACTTGTCGCAACCAAGGACGCCGCACGAAAGAATCGTTTATGCCTACTCAGCGCTACTGAGGGAGGAGATGTTGCAGATCCCTGAGTCGCAATGGCACAGCTACTGCTTGGAGGGCTTGGTCTTGGCAAGGGCGCACAGACTTCTTCTGCCAGTAAAATCTTTTCATCAAAGTTTATTGAATTTATTAACGTTTTACTTTCATGCTTTTTATGAATTACTCACTACGAATTCCTTGGTGTTGCAGAGTCCGATGAGGCCCATGCCATTCATGCCGCACCCACAAATGGGGATGATGGCACCACAACATGCTCCCCAGGTACACTGTGAAACCTTTGTGAGTCTTCAGTCTGACTCTAGATTGTCTCTGACACACAGCTTGTGA
- the LOC129715831 gene encoding uncharacterized protein LOC129715831 isoform X7, whose amino-acid sequence MVPIRWKVLPIGEAQPLLSRQIKTEEGLEVEVKVEEEWEEAETHQEIEAKVKEEQSEVEAQVQVQEIEVKVEEARVKEEEEDLEEVYRVRSIAPPRTKITQQAKTTAETISDLSQPRTPHERIVYAYSALLREEMLQIPESQWHSYCLEGLVLARAHRLLLPVKSFHQSLLNLLTFYFHAFYELLTTNSLVLQSPMRPMPFMPHPQMGMMAPQHAPQVHCETFVSLQSDSRLSLTHSL is encoded by the exons ATGGTTCCAATAAGATGGAAGGTGCTGCCCATTGGCGAGGCCCAACCCCTACTGAGCCGGCAGATTAAAACTGAGGAGGGCCTGGAGGTTGAGGTCAAGGTGGAGGAGGAGTGGGAGGAGGCCGAGACCCACCAGGAGATTGAGGCCAAAGTGAAGGAGGAGCAGTCCGAGGTGGAGGCCCAGGTCCAGGTCCAGGAGATTGAGGTGAAGGTGGAGGAGGCCCGGgtcaaagaagaggaggaggacctGGAGGAGGTGTATCGTGTCCGCAGCATCGCCCCACCCCGGACTaag ATCACGCAACAGGCTAAGACCACTGCCGAGACAATAAGCGACTTGTCGCAACCAAGGACGCCGCACGAAAGAATCGTTTATGCCTACTCAGCGCTACTGAGGGAGGAGATGTTGCAGATCCCTGAGTCGCAATGGCACAGCTACTGCTTGGAGGGCTTGGTCTTGGCAAGGGCGCACAGACTTCTTCTGCCAGTAAAATCTTTTCATCAAAGTTTATTGAATTTATTAACGTTTTACTTTCATGCTTTTTATGAATTACTCACTACGAATTCCTTGGTGTTGCAGAGTCCGATGAGGCCCATGCCATTCATGCCGCACCCACAAATGGGGATGATGGCACCACAACATGCTCCCCAGGTACACTGTGAAACCTTTGTGAGTCTTCAGTCTGACTCTAGATTGTCTCTGACACACAGCTTGTGA
- the LOC129715831 gene encoding uncharacterized protein LOC129715831 isoform X6, translating to MVPIRWKVLPIGEAQPLLSRQIKTEEGLEVEVKVEEEWEEAETHQEIEAKVKEEQSEVEAQVQVQEIEVKVEEARVKEEEEDLEEVYRVRSIAPPRTKLTTGISSRANSSEDETDPPEGPPEEPSGYGTVDKQQHAKRKPACTTAADCDVPVEQWEMFADITQQAKTTAETISDLSQPRTPHERIVYAYSALLREEMLQIPESQWHSYCLEGLVLARAHRLLLPSPMRPMPFMPHPQMGMMAPQHAPQQ from the exons ATGGTTCCAATAAGATGGAAGGTGCTGCCCATTGGCGAGGCCCAACCCCTACTGAGCCGGCAGATTAAAACTGAGGAGGGCCTGGAGGTTGAGGTCAAGGTGGAGGAGGAGTGGGAGGAGGCCGAGACCCACCAGGAGATTGAGGCCAAAGTGAAGGAGGAGCAGTCCGAGGTGGAGGCCCAGGTCCAGGTCCAGGAGATTGAGGTGAAGGTGGAGGAGGCCCGGgtcaaagaagaggaggaggacctGGAGGAGGTGTATCGTGTCCGCAGCATCGCCCCACCCCGGACTaag CTCACCACGGGGATATCATCGCGCGCCAACTCGAGTGAGGACGAGACGGATCCGCCAGAGGGACCCCCAGAGGAACCCTCTGGCTACGGCACTGTGGACAAACAGCAGCACGCTAAGCGGAAACCGGCCTGCACAACTGCGGCAGATTGCGATGTGCCTGTTGAACAGTGGGAGATGTTCGCGGAT ATCACGCAACAGGCTAAGACCACTGCCGAGACAATAAGCGACTTGTCGCAACCAAGGACGCCGCACGAAAGAATCGTTTATGCCTACTCAGCGCTACTGAGGGAGGAGATGTTGCAGATCCCTGAGTCGCAATGGCACAGCTACTGCTTGGAGGGCTTGGTCTTGGCAAGGGCGCACAGACTTCTTCTGCCA AGTCCGATGAGGCCCATGCCATTCATGCCGCACCCACAAATGGGGATGATGGCACCACAACATGCTCCCCAG CAATGA
- the LOC129715831 gene encoding uncharacterized protein LOC129715831 isoform X3, translated as MVPIRWKVLPIGEAQPLLSRQIKTEEGLEVEVKVEEEWEEAETHQEIEAKVKEEQSEVEAQVQVQEIEVKVEEARVKEEEEDLEEVYRVRSIAPPRTKLTTGISSRANSSEDETDPPEGPPEEPSGYGTVDKQQHAKRKPACTTAADCDVPVEQWEMFADITQQAKTTAETISDLSQPRTPHERIVYAYSALLREEMLQIPESQWHSYCLEGLVLARAHRLLLPVKSFHQSLLNLLTFYFHAFYELLTTNSLVLQSPMRPMPFMPHPQMGMMAPQHAPQQ; from the exons ATGGTTCCAATAAGATGGAAGGTGCTGCCCATTGGCGAGGCCCAACCCCTACTGAGCCGGCAGATTAAAACTGAGGAGGGCCTGGAGGTTGAGGTCAAGGTGGAGGAGGAGTGGGAGGAGGCCGAGACCCACCAGGAGATTGAGGCCAAAGTGAAGGAGGAGCAGTCCGAGGTGGAGGCCCAGGTCCAGGTCCAGGAGATTGAGGTGAAGGTGGAGGAGGCCCGGgtcaaagaagaggaggaggacctGGAGGAGGTGTATCGTGTCCGCAGCATCGCCCCACCCCGGACTaag CTCACCACGGGGATATCATCGCGCGCCAACTCGAGTGAGGACGAGACGGATCCGCCAGAGGGACCCCCAGAGGAACCCTCTGGCTACGGCACTGTGGACAAACAGCAGCACGCTAAGCGGAAACCGGCCTGCACAACTGCGGCAGATTGCGATGTGCCTGTTGAACAGTGGGAGATGTTCGCGGAT ATCACGCAACAGGCTAAGACCACTGCCGAGACAATAAGCGACTTGTCGCAACCAAGGACGCCGCACGAAAGAATCGTTTATGCCTACTCAGCGCTACTGAGGGAGGAGATGTTGCAGATCCCTGAGTCGCAATGGCACAGCTACTGCTTGGAGGGCTTGGTCTTGGCAAGGGCGCACAGACTTCTTCTGCCAGTAAAATCTTTTCATCAAAGTTTATTGAATTTATTAACGTTTTACTTTCATGCTTTTTATGAATTACTCACTACGAATTCCTTGGTGTTGCAGAGTCCGATGAGGCCCATGCCATTCATGCCGCACCCACAAATGGGGATGATGGCACCACAACATGCTCCCCAG CAATGA
- the LOC129715831 gene encoding uncharacterized protein LOC129715831 isoform X4, whose protein sequence is MVPIRWKVLPIGEAQPLLSRQIKTEEGLEVEVKVEEEWEEAETHQEIEAKVKEEQSEVEAQVQVQEIEVKVEEARVKEEEEDLEEVYRVRSIAPPRTKLTTGISSRANSSEDETDPPEGPPEEPSGYGTVDKQQHAKRKPACTTAADCDVPVEQWEMFADITQQAKTTAETISDLSQPRTPHERIVYAYSALLREEMLQIPESQWHSYCLEGLVLARAHRLLLPSPMRPMPFMPHPQMGMMAPQHAPQVHCETFVSLQSDSRLSLTHSL, encoded by the exons ATGGTTCCAATAAGATGGAAGGTGCTGCCCATTGGCGAGGCCCAACCCCTACTGAGCCGGCAGATTAAAACTGAGGAGGGCCTGGAGGTTGAGGTCAAGGTGGAGGAGGAGTGGGAGGAGGCCGAGACCCACCAGGAGATTGAGGCCAAAGTGAAGGAGGAGCAGTCCGAGGTGGAGGCCCAGGTCCAGGTCCAGGAGATTGAGGTGAAGGTGGAGGAGGCCCGGgtcaaagaagaggaggaggacctGGAGGAGGTGTATCGTGTCCGCAGCATCGCCCCACCCCGGACTaag CTCACCACGGGGATATCATCGCGCGCCAACTCGAGTGAGGACGAGACGGATCCGCCAGAGGGACCCCCAGAGGAACCCTCTGGCTACGGCACTGTGGACAAACAGCAGCACGCTAAGCGGAAACCGGCCTGCACAACTGCGGCAGATTGCGATGTGCCTGTTGAACAGTGGGAGATGTTCGCGGAT ATCACGCAACAGGCTAAGACCACTGCCGAGACAATAAGCGACTTGTCGCAACCAAGGACGCCGCACGAAAGAATCGTTTATGCCTACTCAGCGCTACTGAGGGAGGAGATGTTGCAGATCCCTGAGTCGCAATGGCACAGCTACTGCTTGGAGGGCTTGGTCTTGGCAAGGGCGCACAGACTTCTTCTGCCA AGTCCGATGAGGCCCATGCCATTCATGCCGCACCCACAAATGGGGATGATGGCACCACAACATGCTCCCCAGGTACACTGTGAAACCTTTGTGAGTCTTCAGTCTGACTCTAGATTGTCTCTGACACACAGCTTGTGA
- the LOC129715831 gene encoding uncharacterized protein LOC129715831 isoform X5, whose translation MVPIRWKVLPIGEAQPLLSRQIKTEEGLEVEVKVEEEWEEAETHQEIEAKVKEEQSEVEAQVQVQEIEVKVEEARVKEEEEDLEEVYRVRSIAPPRTKLTTGISSRANSSEDETDPPEGPPEEPSGYGTVDKQQHAKRKPACTTAADCDVPVEQWEMFADITQQAKTTAETISDLSQPRTPHERIVYAYSALLREEMLQIPESQWHSYCLEGLVLARAHRLLLPSPMRPMPFMPHPQMGMMAPQHAPQVHCETFQ comes from the exons ATGGTTCCAATAAGATGGAAGGTGCTGCCCATTGGCGAGGCCCAACCCCTACTGAGCCGGCAGATTAAAACTGAGGAGGGCCTGGAGGTTGAGGTCAAGGTGGAGGAGGAGTGGGAGGAGGCCGAGACCCACCAGGAGATTGAGGCCAAAGTGAAGGAGGAGCAGTCCGAGGTGGAGGCCCAGGTCCAGGTCCAGGAGATTGAGGTGAAGGTGGAGGAGGCCCGGgtcaaagaagaggaggaggacctGGAGGAGGTGTATCGTGTCCGCAGCATCGCCCCACCCCGGACTaag CTCACCACGGGGATATCATCGCGCGCCAACTCGAGTGAGGACGAGACGGATCCGCCAGAGGGACCCCCAGAGGAACCCTCTGGCTACGGCACTGTGGACAAACAGCAGCACGCTAAGCGGAAACCGGCCTGCACAACTGCGGCAGATTGCGATGTGCCTGTTGAACAGTGGGAGATGTTCGCGGAT ATCACGCAACAGGCTAAGACCACTGCCGAGACAATAAGCGACTTGTCGCAACCAAGGACGCCGCACGAAAGAATCGTTTATGCCTACTCAGCGCTACTGAGGGAGGAGATGTTGCAGATCCCTGAGTCGCAATGGCACAGCTACTGCTTGGAGGGCTTGGTCTTGGCAAGGGCGCACAGACTTCTTCTGCCA AGTCCGATGAGGCCCATGCCATTCATGCCGCACCCACAAATGGGGATGATGGCACCACAACATGCTCCCCAGGTACACTGTGAAACCTTT CAATGA